A genome region from Alphaproteobacteria bacterium includes the following:
- a CDS encoding DUF1328 domain-containing protein — translation MLRYAIAFLILALVAAVFGFGGVAAVSMDIARLLCMVFVILFIVTFAMHALRGKAPPV, via the coding sequence ATGCTCCGCTACGCAATCGCATTCCTTATCCTCGCGCTGGTCGCGGCCGTTTTCGGCTTCGGCGGCGTGGCTGCCGTTTCCATGGATATCGCCCGCCTGCTCTGCATGGTGTTCGTGATCCTGTTCATCGTGACTTTCGCGATGCACGCCCTGCGCGGCAAGGCGCCGCCCGTCTAA
- the radC gene encoding DNA repair protein RadC has translation MPKAGKITPETSHDGHRDRLRGRFIRSGTGAFEDYELLELALFSAIPRKDVKPLAKQLLVRFGSMGGVLGATVDDLQTVKGISENTAVFIKTIHALQLRTLIEEIKEKPILTSWQKLIDYCHAAMAHEKREHFRVLFLNKKNQLIADEVQQVGTIDHVPVYPREVVKHALDLGATAMILVHNHPSGDPSPSDGDITMTRELVKAAKAMDVTVHDHIIIGKSGHTSFKSLGLM, from the coding sequence ATGCCTAAGGCCGGGAAAATAACCCCCGAAACATCCCATGACGGCCACCGCGACCGTTTGCGCGGCCGCTTTATCCGTTCCGGCACCGGCGCGTTCGAGGATTACGAGCTGCTGGAGCTTGCGCTTTTTTCCGCCATCCCGCGCAAGGACGTGAAACCGCTGGCAAAACAGCTGCTGGTGCGCTTCGGCAGCATGGGCGGCGTGCTGGGCGCGACGGTCGATGATTTGCAGACGGTCAAGGGCATCAGCGAAAACACCGCGGTCTTCATCAAGACGATCCACGCGCTGCAGCTGCGCACGCTGATCGAGGAGATCAAGGAAAAACCCATCCTGACCAGCTGGCAGAAACTGATCGATTACTGCCACGCCGCGATGGCGCATGAAAAGCGCGAACATTTCCGCGTTCTGTTCCTGAATAAGAAAAACCAGCTGATAGCCGACGAAGTGCAGCAGGTCGGTACCATCGACCATGTGCCTGTCTATCCGCGCGAAGTGGTGAAGCACGCACTCGATTTGGGTGCCACCGCCATGATCCTCGTCCACAACCACCCCAGCGGCGACCCCAGCCCGTCGGATGGCGACATCACCATGACCCGCGAACTGGTCAAGGCCGCCAAAGCCATGGATGTGACCGTCCACGACCACATCATCATCGGCAAGTCTGGGCATACCAGTTTTAAATCGCTGGGGTTGATGTAA
- a CDS encoding RNA polymerase sigma factor yields MIKRDDDELVSEAQSGNRQAFAGLLERHYGLMFKVAYQWCGVREDAEDIAQDASIKLAQNISGFMFESAFTTWLYRLVINCAKDYYKAKNRRNSRETPMFEDAVYISEDLTPEQKLSHKDTLKAISDLPDTLRETVILVCWQGMTHAEASDVLECEEGTVSWRIHEARKKIAETLEIKKVKRHG; encoded by the coding sequence ATGATTAAACGCGATGACGATGAGCTGGTGTCAGAGGCCCAGTCGGGAAACCGGCAGGCTTTTGCCGGCCTGCTGGAAAGGCATTACGGGCTGATGTTCAAGGTGGCATACCAATGGTGCGGGGTGCGGGAAGACGCGGAGGATATCGCGCAGGATGCGAGCATTAAACTCGCCCAGAATATCTCCGGCTTTATGTTTGAATCGGCCTTTACCACATGGCTCTATCGCCTCGTCATCAACTGTGCCAAGGATTATTACAAGGCAAAAAACCGCCGCAATTCCCGCGAAACCCCGATGTTCGAAGACGCTGTTTATATATCCGAAGACCTGACACCCGAACAGAAACTGTCGCATAAAGACACATTAAAGGCGATTTCCGACCTGCCCGACACATTGCGCGAAACGGTTATATTGGTGTGCTGGCAGGGCATGACCCATGCCGAGGCATCGGATGTGCTGGAATGCGAGGAAGGCACGGTCAGCTGGCGCATCCACGAAGCGCGCAAGAAAATCGCCGAAACGCTCGAGATTAAAAAGGTGAAACGCCATGGATGA